One window from the genome of Gopherus evgoodei ecotype Sinaloan lineage chromosome 2, rGopEvg1_v1.p, whole genome shotgun sequence encodes:
- the DSG2 gene encoding desmoglein-2, with translation MARILGGLEALLLVTICLNFGNGLHLEVFNQAAKNDHLSNQNSKIRQKREWIVPPAMISEEDDSLTINPIARITSDHADDPGVVITYTISGQGVTEPPYGLFVINGKTGELNITRKVDREKTPMFYLRGYALDQNGKNVEQPIDLRIKVKDINDNYPVFSEEIFTGSVEELSESGTLVMRINATDADEPNNINSKIAFKILQNQPSSFSIKKNTGEVVTAAFYLDREEQSSYTFTVEARDRDGDKTGLATTCTVKIQILDVNDNIPVLERQTYEGSVEENRANVEVMRLQVSDKDEKFSDNWLANFTIVSGNEGGYFRVETDAQTNEGVLTLVKEINYEEMQSMNLSVVVTNKAAFHKSISNNYKVKPVPVTIKVKNVLEGPVFKPHTMVIKTNETMMINQIIGRYQAFDEDTSKVAEHITYVKKNDNDNWIMIDSSTAEIKLIKIPDYESSYVINGTYTANILAITNDYSKKTATGTIVIQVTDANDNCPIIVTPVQMVCSDAKFFSFTATDRDAYPNSAPFTFTVIDEPEGMAKKWVIGDTNATTMQLLLPQDVKPSTNQVQILVKDMQGLSCAEKQILTLRVCTCVNGGSCQDRLSDSSVGLGAGAIALIILAILLLLLVPLLLLFCNCGSGAKGFTAIPDSSEEMLRKWNSEGAAPEDKAMLTIITPTALDNSAANVRSGAAAAMGAEAAATGGGSSQSHIEGRYGNANMSNGRWEEQRHLLSGAKYGAMAAGGAMAAGGAMAAGGAMTMGAGTTMMMGAGRARTAGPEVGIDEEFLRDYFNEKADTFADEDEAQVAKDCLLLYCQEEAGSSHGSIGCCSFIEDDLDDHFLDDLGDKFKTLADICLGKHAEVEVGQCSSHVLKDRNASPAMNESSLCLNDALPQFLDQQNAFSSEHTYSLGTSFQPPKPVHRVNGIGSETMTREVVTETSYASRPGLQQARPLVDPLANSNIIVTETSSVAGPTVRPTTGVLDPQFLVTERVLAPASGLQEMLEIPDLPNGHNVRVTERLIRSDDTMPGVLKVHDFPDSQYVVVRERERLLVPSSDLKTSLSIPNLSERQNVVITERVVTPTSGLQASYTTPAEVLGMQSIRGQTTISGSGRQERILITDPLSNQTGLGSEDSSTISKSSNIRKYSTVQYTRS, from the exons ATAACTTCTGATCATGCAGATGATCCAGGGGTGGTAATTACTTACACAATTTCTGGCCAAGGAGTGACGGAACCACCTTATGGATTGTTTGTTATcaatggaaaaactggagaaCTGAACATAACAAGAAAAGTTGACCGAGAAAAGACTCCAATGTTCTAT CTTAGAGGTTATGCACTTGATCAGAATGGGAAAAATGTGGAACAGCCAATAGACCTGAGAATTAAAGTTAAGGATATAAATGACAATTACCCAGTGTTTTCAGAGGAAATTTTTACTGGCTCTGTTGAAGAGTTAAGTGAATCAG gTACACTTGTGATGAGGATAAATGCAACTGATGCAGATGAGCCGAATAATATAAATTCCAAAATTGCTTTCAAGATTCTTCAAAATCAGCCATCTTcattcagtattaaaaaaaacaccggCGAGGTTGTAACAGCAGCATTCTATCTTGACAGAGAG GAACAAAGTAGCTACACTTTCACCGTAGAAGCAAGAGACAGAGATGGAGACAAAACTGGGCTAGCTACAACCTGTACTGTAAAAATCCAGATTTTGGATgtcaatgacaatattcctgttCTTGAAAGGCAGACA TATGAAGGCAGTGTCGAAGAAAACAGAGCAAATGTGGAAGTTATGCGACTGCAAGTATCTGACAAAGATGAAAAATTCTCTGATAATTGGCTGGCAAACTTTACAATTGTCTCTGGGAATGAAGGGGGTTATTTCCGTGTAGAGACAGATGCTCAAACAAATGAAGGAGTTTTGACTCTTGTAAAG GAGATCAATTATGAGGAAATGCAAAGCATGAACTTGAGTGTTGTCGTTACAAATAAAGCAGCATTTCACAAATCAATTAGTAATAACTACAAAGTAAAACCAGTTCCAGTCACAATTAAGGTGAAAAATGTGCTAGAGGGCCCTGTATTCAAACCCCACACAATGGTGATTAAGACAAATGAGACTATGATGATAAACCAGATTATTGGGAGATATCAAGCCTTTGATGAAGACACTTCAAAAGTAGCAGAACATATCAC atatgtaaaaaaaaatgataaCGATAATTGGATCATGATCGATTCTTCTACAGCTGAAATCAAGCTAATAAAAATACCTGATTATGAGTCATCTTATGTAATTAATGGTACCTACACTGCCAACATTCTGGCCATAACTAATG ATTATTCTAAGAAAACAGCCACTGGTACCATTGTAATTCAGGTTACGGATGCCAATGATAATTGTCCAATCATTGTGACTCCAGTACAGATGGTGTGTTCAGATGCAAAGTTCTTCAGTTTTACAGCTACAGATCGAGATGCTTATCCAAATAGTGCTCCCTTCACTTTTACTGTCATTGATGAGCCTGAAGGGATGGCAAAGAAATGGGTAATTGGAGACACAAATG CAACAACCATGCAGCTGTTACTACCACAAGATGTAAAGCCCAGCACAAATCAAGTTCAAATTTTAGTGAAAGATATGCAAGGTTTAAGCTGTGCTGAAAAGCAGATCCTTACATTGAGAGTTTGTACATGTGTGAATGGGGGTTCCTGCCAAGACAGACTAAGCGACTCTTCAGTTGGGCTAGGAGCTGGAGCAATTGCACTAATTATCTTAGCAATTTTATTGTTGCTAC TTGTGCCACTCTTACTGCTGTTTTGCAACTGTGGATCAGGTGCTAAAGGATTCACAGCAATACCTGACAGTAGTGAAGAGATGTTACGTAAATGGAACAGTGAAGGGGCAGCACCTGAAGACAAG GCAATGCTAACCATCATCACTCCCACTGCGCTGGACAACTCAGCAGCAAATGTGCgcagtggagcagcagcagcaatgggtgCAGAGGCAGCTGCTACAGGAGGAGGCAGTTCTCAGTCCCATATTGAAGGACGCTATGGTAATGCTAATATGAGCAATGGCAGATGGGAAGAACAAAGACATCTTCTTTCTGGTGCAAAATATGGGGCCATGGCAGCTGGTGGGGCCATGGCAGCTGGCGGAGCCATGGCAGCCGGGGGGGCCATGACAATGGGAGCTGGAACGACCATGATGATGGGAGCTGGACGGGCCAGAACGGCAGGACCTGAAGTGGGCATAGATGAAGAATTTTTGAGAGACTACTTCAATGAG AAAGCTGACACTTTTGCTGACGAAGATGAAGCTCAAGTAGCAAAAGACTGTCTCTTGCTTTACTGTCAGGAAGAAGCAGGCTCCTCACATGGTTCCATTGGGTGCTGCAGCTTTATTGAAGATGACTTGGATGACCATTTTCTGGATGATTTAGGAGATAAATTTAAGACCCTAGCAGATATCTGTCTGGGCAAACATGCAGAAGTGGAAGTCGGCCAATGTAGTTCCCATGTGTTGAAAGACAGGAATGCTAGTCCAGCCATGAATGAGTCAAGCTTGTGTCTTAATGATGCATTGCCACAGTTCTTAGATCAGCAAAATGCTTTCAGTTCAGAACATACCTATTCTTTAGGCACCAGCTTCCAACCACCCAAGCCTGTGCATAGAGTAAATGGCATAGGTTCAGAAACTATGACACGGGAGGTGGTCACTGAAACATCCTATGCCTCTAGGCCTGGCCTGCAACAAGCTAGGCCTCTTGTTGATCCCTTGGCTAACAGCAATATTATAGTGACAGAAACATCCTCTGTTGCTGGCCCTACGGTGCGACCCACCACAGGTGTTCTTGATCCGCAGTTCCTTGTAACAGAAAGAGTGCTCGCCCCAGCATCTGGGTTGCAGGAGATGTTAGAAATCCCTGACTTGCCAAATGGACATAATGTTAGGGTAACCGAAAGGCTGATTAGGTCAGATGACACTATGCCTGGAGTCTTAAAAGTTCATGACTTCCCTGATTCACAGTATGTTGttgtgagggagagggagaggctgcTTGTACCTAGTTCAGATCTAAAGACCTCGCTAAGCATTCCCAATTTATCAGAAAGGCAGAATGTGGTGATAACTGAAAGAGTGGTTACACCCACCTCAGGGCTGCAGGCtagttacacaactccagctgaggTTTTAGGGATGCAAAGCATAAGAGGGCAGACCACCATTTCTGGATCTGGAAGGCAGGAGCGTATACTAATCACAGACCCCCTCTCTAACCAAACAGGCTTAGGTTCGGAGGATTCTTCTACCATAAGTAAGTCTTCAAATATCAGAAAATACAGCACTGTACAGTATACTCGCTCATAA